A window of Oncorhynchus nerka isolate Pitt River linkage group LG4, Oner_Uvic_2.0, whole genome shotgun sequence contains these coding sequences:
- the LOC115129028 gene encoding nuclear transport factor 2-like — translation MASKPVWEQIGAGFVQHYYQQFDSDRTKLADLYTDASCLTWEGVGFQGHKAIMEKITSLPFQSIQHSITAQDHQPTPDSCVMSMVMGQLKADTDQVMGFQQTFLLKNVDNKWICTNDMFRLALHNFGA, via the exons ATGGCAAGCAAACCGGTTTGGGAGCAGATAGGTGCAGGCTTTGTGCAACATTATTACCAACAGTTTGATTCTGATAGAACCAAACTCGCCGATCTCTAT ACTGATGCGTCATGTTTAACATGGGAAGGAGTTGGTTTCCAGGGGCATAAAGCCATTATGGAGAAGATCACT AGCTTACCGTTCCAGTCAATTCAGCACAGCATCACCGCACAGGACCACCAGCCCACGCCAGACAGCTGTGTAATGAGCATGGTGATGGGACAGCTCAAG GCTGACACGGACCAGGTGATGGGTTTTCAACAAACGTTCCTGCTGAAGAACGTGGACAACAAATGGATCTGCACAAATGACATGTTCAGATTGGCACTACATAACTTTGGAGCATAG
- the LOC115128513 gene encoding activity-dependent neuroprotective protein 2a-like, whose translation MYQVPVGNLENIRKTRKKVKHILSDFGLENCKVLLEELEKGKNSDSDEAFQETEWVDFSEPFPGKRKKKWPYRTRLLCCTLCKYSTRNWYSYKSHLQRNHEYERKLSVLAPCQICPFVAHPRILKKHLLLFHGSPNVDQDAESLHSTTKKGDRFKCRKCQYVDSNLFSMKKHILLNHLEKLWHHFSGRIPDTKFPHTASRQFCKVCKMVIESTEHMLHHILSSPTHQWACGQIRTWILENTQYTKPSNYQTLAPKNQLPQVSSPEQVAGAKQSFLPPQASTLVHMAGANAKGLLQPGATVNLQSAMPQRAISATMPIGQTMVRLPSGTSLPGAPHNQVPFTIGVQGQQQPQQVFLPPRVQISIPGMSQSLMMTQRLPLNHGTPQGTILQSTPQGTMLTSQSLLSHLIPTGNKVNGMPTYTFATPVGMPGQTSNVQLMSKAPQPIKPAGNPALNAKAKKWITCPICNELLPSNVYEAHQQAAHKAQPRTAKQQGLAARAPFLRKMPDKTVKCLKCKILLSEKGLFEHLLHGLNCLYCPGMFYSIQQLVEHTNTQHNPTQKANCDFMRREYRLYTDDSGNLLFPYFDINTTAPKEILGEAELKLALVTNSLDLIFLKMQPGGKQEVYRNPSKTMQTDCPFCEEKCVTLENYRAHLSGKHCIAPTVHAILKTAAFKCIYCNGVYTGKTTQKAIIIHLQRCRRAPKTPKDADSLQSAPTNGRQQQVMAFNQMIQVPGLYSTQLPPIPMAAQPSVPIPQPSESPAELQSKLRLEAAFREAMEANKKERDARAAFRKQREKEKREQAPLTDPSIQLALDPSGMEKRPSEERKDFLTRYFHTKPYPTKKESEELSKRLWLTRTEVSTLFGMKRTKCMKAIQRNSPTIFMGFNMTELKKLKHDLIIPDVEPAEPEKMAEVEPEQADSPEAEPAEPEMSLPEEDPLEPHQDVPEMDPLEPEPMAV comes from the exons ATGTATCAAGTCCCTGTTGGAAACTTGGAAAACATCAGAAAAACAAGGAAAAAAGTTAAACATATTTTGAGTGATTTTGGACTGGAGAATTGTAAAGTCCTTCTGGAA GAGCTGGAGAAGGGAAAAAACTCTGATTCTGATGAGGCGTTCCAGGAGACCGAGTGGGTGGACTTCAGTGAGCCCTTTCCAGGCAAGAGAAAGAAAAAG TGGCCATACCGCACGCGGCTGTTGTGCTGCACCCTCTGTAAGTACTCTACACGGAACTGGTACTCCTACAAGAGTCATCTGCAGCGGAACCATGAGTATGAGAGGAAACTGTCTGTCCTGGCTCCCTGCCAGATCTGCCCCTTTGTCGCCCACCCCCGAATCCTCAAGaagcacctcctcctcttccatggCTCTCCGAACGTGGACCAAGATGCAGAGTCTCTGCATTCAACTACCAAGAAAGGGGACCGGTTTAAGTGTCGTAAGTGCCAATATGTGGACTCAAACCTGTTCTCAATGAAGAAGCACATCCTGCTTAACCACCTGGAGAAGCTGTGGCACCACTTCTCAGGACGGATACCAGACACTAAgttcccccatacagcctccaggcAGTTCTGTAAGGTGTGTAAGATGGTCATCGAAAGCACGGAGCACATGCTGCACCACATCCTGTCCTCTCCCACTCACCAGTGGGCCTGCGGTCAGATAAGGACCTGGATCTTAGAGAACACTCAGTACACCAAGCCTTCAAATTACCAAACACTGGCCCCTAAAAACCAGCTGCCACAGGTATCCAGTCCTGAGCAGGTGGCTGGGGCCAAACAGAGCTTCCTCCCCCCACAGGCTTCAACCCTGGTTCATATGGCTGGTGCTAATGCTAAAGGCCTCCTCCAGCCTGGTGCTACTGTCAACCTGCAGAGTGCTATGCCACAGAGGGCCatctcagccaccatgcccatcGGCCAGACCATGGTCAGACTGCCCTCTGGCACCTCACTACCTGGTGCTCCTCACAACCAGGTGCCTTTCACCATAGGGGTCCAAGGTCAGCAGCAGCCCCAGCAGGTCTTCCTGCCCCCGAGGGTGCAGATCAGCATTCCAGGGATGTCCCAGTCCCTCATGATGACTCAGCGCCTCCCCCTGAACCATGGGACCCCCCAGGGTACCATTCTCCAGAGCACCCCTCAGGGCACCATGCTGACCTCTCAGTCCCTCCTCAGCCACCTCATCCCCACAGGCAACAAGGTCAACGGCATGCCCACCTACACTTTCGCCACGCCAGTGGGCATGCCCGGCCAGACGAGCAACGTCCAGCTGATGAGCAAGGCTCCTCAACCCATCAAACCAGCAGGTAACCCCGCTCTCAACGCCAAAGCCAAGAAGTGGATCACCTGTCCCATCTGTAATGAACTGCTCCCCTCCAATGTCTATGAGGCTCACCAACAGGCTGCCCACAAGGCCCAGCCCAGAACAGCCAAGCAGCAGGGCCTGGCTGCCCGCGCTCCCTTCCTCAGGAAGATGCCTGACAAGACAGTCAAGTGTTTGAAGTGTAAGATCCTCCTGTCTGAGAAGGGCCTCTTTGAACACCTGCTGCACGGGCtcaactgtctctactgtcctggGATGTTCTACTCCATCCAACAACTGgttgaacacacaaacacacaacacaaccccaCACAGAAGGCCAACTGTGACTTCATGAGGCGGGAGTATAGACTGTACACAGACGACAGCGGTAACCTTCTGTTCCCCTACTTTGACATTAACACCACGGCCCCCAAAGAGATCCTAGGAGAAGCAGAACTGAAACTGGCTCTGGTCACGAACTCCCTGGACCTGATCTTCCTCAAGATGCAGCCTGGTGGTAAACAGGAAGTGTATCGGAACCCCAGTAAAACGATGCAGACCGACTGCCCCTTCTGTGAAGAGAAGTGTGTCACACTGGAGAACTACCGGGCCCATCTGAGTGGGAAGCACTGCATTGCGCCCACTGTCCATGCCATCCTCAAGACCGCAGCGTTCAAATGCATCTACTGCAACGGCGTTTACACAGGCAAGACCACGCAGAAAGCTATAATCATCCATCTACAGCGGTGCCGCCGTGCACCCAAGACCCCTAAAGATGCAGACAGTCTCCAGTCCGCCCCCACCAACGGACGCCAGCAGCAGGTCATGGCCTTTAACCAGATGATCCAGGTGCCAGGTCTGTACTCTACccagctccctcccatccccaTGGCAGCGCAGCCCTCCGtccccatcccccagccctccgAGTCACCTGCTGAGCTGCAGAGCAAGCTGAGGCTGGAGGCGGCCTTCAGGGAGGCCATGGAGGCCAACAAGAAAGAGAGGGATGCGCGGGCAGCCTTCCGCAAGCAACGAGAGAAGGAGAAACGAGAGCAGGCACCGCTGACCGACCCCTCTATTCAGCTAGCCCTGGACCCCAGTGGGATGGAGAAACGCCCCTCTGAGGAGCGGAAAGACTTCCTCACAAGATACTTTCACACCAAGCCGTATCCCACAAAGAAGGAGTCTGAGGAGCTCTCCAAGAGACTGTGGCTGACCCGGACTGAGGTGTCCACCCTGTTTGGGATGAAGCGCACCAAGTGCATGAAGGCGATCCAGAGGAACAGCCCTACCATCTTCATGGGCTTCAACATGACTGAGCTGAAGAAACTTAAGCACGACCTCATCATCCCAGACGTGGAACCTGCAGAACCTGAGAAGATGGCTGAAGTGGAACCAGAACAGGCAGATTCTCCAGAAGCGGAACCAGCAGAACCAGAAATGTCTCTTCCAGAAGAAGATCCTTTAGAACCACATCAGGATGTTCCAGAGATGGATCCTTTAGAACCAGAGCCGATGGCTGTCTGA
- the LOC115129029 gene encoding thioredoxin-like protein 4A has product MSYMLPHLHNGWQVDQAILSEEDRALVIRFGHDWDPTCMKMDEVLYSIAEKVKNFAVIYLVDITEVPDFNKMYELYDPCTVMFFFRNKHIMIDLGTGNNNKINWTMEDKQEMIDIVETVYRGARKGRGLVVSPKDYSTKYRY; this is encoded by the exons ATGTCGTACATGCTACCTCATCTCCACAACGGCTGGCAGGTCGACCAAGCCATTCTATCCGAGGAGGACAGAGCCCTGGTTATTAGGTTTGGACACGATTGGGACCCAACATGTATGAAAATGGACGAGGTGTTGTACAGCATAGCTGAAAAG GTGAAAAATTTTGCAGTCATCTATTTGGTGGACATCACAGAGGTGCCGGACTTCAACAAGATGTACGAGCTGTATGACCCTTGCACTGTCATGTTCTTCTTCAG GAACAAGCACATCATGATAGATCTGGGGACCGGtaacaacaacaagatcaactGGACCATGGAGGACAAGCAGGAGATGATTGACATTGTTGAGACCGTTTACCGAGGAGCGAGAAAGGGACGAGGTCTGGTCGTATCTCCGAAGGACTACTCCACAAAATACAGATACTGA